The Oncorhynchus kisutch isolate 150728-3 linkage group LG8, Okis_V2, whole genome shotgun sequence DNA segment agcttctacccccaagccataagactgctgaacaattaatcaaatggacaccagactatttacatggagagatacttgatgaaaacctgctccagagcgctcaggacctcagactggggcgaaggttcaccttccaacaggacaacgaccctaagcacacagccaagacaacacaggagtggcattgggacaagtctctgaatgtccttgagtggctcagccagagtcCAGACtcgaacctgatcgaacatctctagagacctgaaaatagctgtgcagcgacgctccacatTCAACCTGACAGCTTGAATGGATTtccagagaagaaagggagaaactccacaaatacaggtgtgccaggcttgaGGCgtgatacccaagaagactgaggctgtaatcgctgccaaaggtgcttcaacaaaatgtGTCGGAATAGTGGTAAAATGTGATTTGTTCttatttataatacatttgcaaacatttataaaaaactgtttttgctttgtcatggggTAGTGTGTGCACATTGATGAGGAAATTAAATAATTGAATAGATTTTACAATAAGggtgtaacgtatcaaaatgtggaaaaagtcaaggggtctgaatactttctgaatgcactgtacttctCAGTAGTCTCTGAACAGCTTTCAATATCACTTACCTCAGCTTACATCAGTACTGACTCATTAAAATTACATTAGCAAAATGCACAGAGGTCATTGACTCTTGGAGATGTCCACAGATGCAGAAATAAAATAGGCTTTACTGGAGAACATGCTGTATTTccactggttacagtttgtaCTAGAGAAGATAAGGGTGAATAACTTTGTGTAGTCTGAGATGTGAAGTCCGAAAGCCATATGGTTCAACTGCTGACAATAACACGTGATGGTTCAACTGCTGACTTGCTTTCATTTTGGGAAAGGTGAGGCAGGGTGTGTCTATTTGTATTGCTGTTAAAATTCCCTCTGCACTCACGTATGTCTGACGTATCACAAGATACCTGCAGTTGTTAGTCATTATCAGTATAATCTGGGCCTGGGTTTTCCCAAGGATGGGGTTTCATCGACAATGATATTAGGTTTCTCTTTCTGGTGTCCGACATAGCATCTGTGTGAATGATAGGGAATTGTCTAGAATTATAGGGAATGAGCTTTATACATGTTTGTGTGATATGTATAAATGCCAAcgaaatatatgtatttttttacatccttgGAATGGGAGCAAGTCATTGGGCTAGTTTATTTCATGGGGTTTAGGCTCTTACTCTGTTCTAAGTCTTAACTCAACAATAACAAAACAACTATTTATTGCACACAACTTTCTATAAATAGCAGCAGACTACATCATTATTATCAGAGAATAGAAACCGAAAGCggtgggaggcagagagggaaaaCGAATCTGAATTTGAGGGGCGGGGCAGATCAGCGGTTATATACCAGGCTCAGCTGTACACGGTCACCATCTTCAATCACAGAAGTTGTTTTTGTCAACATACCGATTTCTCAAAACTATTTGTTGAAACCGTTTGCAAGACTTCACAACAAGGACTTCTCAACAATATCTACTGAAAAAGGTAAGTATTTTTTTCACCATTAGGCTATAATACTTTATATAACTCTGCTGTTAAAGCTAAATAGCTATCAAGCAATTATCTTGCACATTATTTTAGTTATTGCAATGGGCTGAATCAATGGTAACCTTCAATCATGTAGGTTAATATAAAGGTTATAATATGTTGTATAAATTGGCATGAGCATGTATGATAATACCACATTATGTCTGTCAATCATCTCATAATGATTCTCACTAAATTCCAACCATTTGAGTCAGCAGAAATGCTGATAGAGACACAAGATAAAGTATCATAAATGCTTTCAGCCAGTTATAAAGCATTATACCAGCAGGCTTTAAGTAAAGTGTTAAgactaaatcattcaattgaGCTATGCTATTGTAAGGCCAAATAAATAATACATGAAATCCTCTTTCAGATATCTATCATGAAACTCACTATAACACTGTTGAATGGGGACTCACATCCCCTGACGGTTCAGCCACACACCACTGTGGGGTCACTCAAGAGTCTGATCAACCAACACTTTGGAGTGGCCATGGAAGGGCAGAGGCTGTCAGGTGTCAATGGGAACAACATCCGTCTCAGCGATGATTCAAAAACTTTGAGTGACTATGGCCTGCATTCAGGATCCAAAGTGATGGTGCTGATTACAGAACCCACTCATATCCAGGTGTTCCTGAAAAACGAAAAGGGCCAGACGCACACATATGAGGTGGTGTCAGGTGAGACTGTAACCCAGTTCAAAGCCAAGGTCCAAAACAAGGAGGGAGTCCCAGCCGACCAACAGAGGCTGATTCACGAGGGCAAGCAGCTCGATGATAGAAAGAAACTGGAAGACTATGGTGTCAGAAATCTAAGCACTATTCACCTGACGCTCCGTCTAAGGGGAGGCTCAAGATACCCAGTATCGACCTGAAACCACCTGAAGCCCTTAACTTATTATGCATTCCATGTCTATAGAGAAAAAACTATCTTGTCCAAAAATGATCAGTGTTCATTTTGTAGTCAGTTGTAAACTT contains these protein-coding regions:
- the LOC109895975 gene encoding polyubiquitin-like, translated to MKLTITLLNGDSHPLTVQPHTTVGSLKSLINQHFGVAMEGQRLSGVNGNNIRLSDDSKTLSDYGLHSGSKVMVLITEPTHIQVFLKNEKGQTHTYEVVSGETVTQFKAKVQNKEGVPADQQRLIHEGKQLDDRKKLEDYGVRNLSTIHLTLRLRGGSRYPVST